From the Leucobacter tenebrionis genome, one window contains:
- a CDS encoding sugar phosphate isomerase/epimerase family protein, producing the protein MKLSLNQATTRPYGLPETAAAAAAAGIEHIGLWLEPVQQIGTAATRALLRDTGLTPTSMCRVGFVADKQGTALREALDATRHALDVCAEVGAPYLTFIAGGLTANDRSISNAELRIADALGELVPHAQQTGVKLALEPIHPLFVHDRSVVTTVRQGLRVVEELAVEHVGLLIDAWATFWDPELESSLADAGSAGRLFGYQINDFTLPLPLPENMNGRVMPGEGTIDLPGLTHSMIEAGYRDPIEVEVFNEELWRLPLEVIVARTVESFGYAIPGQTRQEG; encoded by the coding sequence GTGAAACTGAGTTTGAATCAAGCGACCACACGTCCGTACGGGCTCCCCGAGACTGCGGCTGCGGCCGCGGCTGCGGGAATCGAGCACATTGGTCTTTGGCTCGAGCCCGTGCAGCAGATCGGCACGGCCGCCACCCGCGCCCTTCTGCGTGACACGGGCCTTACACCCACGTCGATGTGTCGCGTCGGCTTCGTGGCTGACAAGCAGGGAACTGCGCTGAGAGAGGCATTGGACGCCACGCGCCATGCTCTCGATGTCTGCGCCGAGGTGGGGGCGCCTTACCTCACCTTCATCGCGGGCGGCTTGACGGCCAATGATAGATCCATCTCGAACGCTGAACTTCGCATCGCAGACGCGCTCGGCGAGCTGGTACCGCACGCGCAGCAGACCGGCGTGAAGCTCGCGCTGGAACCGATCCACCCGCTCTTCGTGCACGATCGTTCCGTGGTGACGACGGTGCGCCAAGGGCTACGTGTCGTCGAGGAGCTGGCCGTCGAGCATGTCGGGCTGTTGATCGACGCCTGGGCGACCTTCTGGGATCCCGAACTGGAGTCCTCCCTAGCTGACGCGGGATCTGCGGGCCGTCTCTTCGGCTACCAGATCAACGATTTCACCTTGCCGCTGCCGCTGCCCGAGAACATGAATGGACGGGTGATGCCGGGGGAGGGGACTATAGATCTCCCGGGACTCACCCACTCGATGATCGAAGCGGGGTACCGGGATCCGATCGAGGTTGAGGTCTTCAACGAGGAACTGTGGCGGCTGCCGCTCGAGGTCATCGTCGCCAGAACTGTTGAATCGTTCGGCTATGCCATCCCCGGGCAGACCCGGCAGGAGGGCTGA
- a CDS encoding DUF993 family protein: MSERTFLSVPAVDGGLRTIELREPADLIVSRMPPTAREVYSAAHVVADPRLAAKGATDCIDWQATMRVRHRLWDLGLGIAESMDTAQRGMGLSSRVAMELGRRTVAEGRDRGGKVVVGIATDTLAADERDLIAIEDAYIAQLEEIEGVGGRTVMMASRQLAAAATSADDYVRVYDRVLSASKNGVVLHWLGSMFDPALRGYWGSEDIAVASQTVRSIIEQNAVRVSGIKISLLDETFEAGFRRSLPEGVRVYTGDDFNYVNLIAGDNEEHSDALLGAFAAVPQFASAAFAALDRGDVAEFRRILEPTQEVSRLVFEAPTQYYKVGVAWLSFLNGWQQSFKMLDGFETGRSVQHLVELLEAGDRIGLFPDPEFTARRAQAYFSGLGFPS; this comes from the coding sequence ATGTCAGAGCGAACGTTTCTCTCCGTGCCGGCTGTTGACGGCGGCCTGCGCACCATCGAGCTGCGGGAACCCGCGGATCTCATCGTGTCACGCATGCCTCCAACAGCCCGGGAAGTGTACTCGGCGGCCCATGTGGTGGCGGACCCCCGGCTGGCTGCGAAGGGGGCTACCGACTGCATCGACTGGCAGGCGACGATGCGCGTACGGCACCGACTGTGGGACCTCGGACTCGGCATCGCCGAGTCGATGGATACGGCGCAGCGAGGTATGGGACTCTCATCCCGTGTGGCTATGGAGCTCGGCCGGCGCACCGTTGCGGAAGGGCGAGATCGGGGTGGCAAGGTCGTAGTCGGCATCGCGACCGACACGCTCGCCGCCGATGAGCGCGACCTCATCGCGATCGAGGACGCCTACATCGCCCAACTCGAAGAGATCGAAGGGGTAGGCGGCCGGACGGTAATGATGGCGAGCAGACAGCTGGCTGCCGCGGCGACGAGCGCCGACGACTACGTGCGCGTCTACGACCGGGTTCTTTCCGCTTCGAAGAACGGAGTCGTGCTGCACTGGCTGGGCTCGATGTTCGATCCTGCCCTGCGAGGTTATTGGGGCAGTGAGGACATCGCGGTGGCATCGCAGACCGTGCGGTCGATCATCGAGCAGAACGCGGTACGAGTGAGCGGGATCAAGATCTCGTTGCTCGATGAGACGTTCGAAGCCGGTTTCCGTCGTTCTCTTCCCGAGGGGGTACGGGTATATACGGGTGACGATTTCAACTACGTGAATCTCATCGCGGGGGACAACGAGGAGCACAGCGACGCCCTTCTCGGCGCGTTTGCCGCTGTACCGCAGTTCGCGAGCGCCGCGTTCGCTGCACTCGACAGAGGAGATGTGGCGGAGTTCCGCCGCATCCTCGAACCGACGCAGGAGGTCTCGCGACTGGTTTTCGAGGCTCCGACGCAGTACTACAAGGTCGGCGTGGCTTGGCTGAGTTTCTTGAACGGTTGGCAGCAGAGTTTCAAGATGCTGGACGGCTTCGAAACGGGACGGTCGGTGCAGCATCTGGTTGAGCTGCTCGAGGCGGGGGACCGCATCGGTCTCTTTCCAGATCCCGAATTCACCGCGCGCCGGGCTCAGGCCTATTTCTCAGGGCTCGGCTTCCCGTCGTAA
- a CDS encoding GMC family oxidoreductase, with protein sequence MSRLPTTTSFDYVIAGGGTAGCVLASRLSEDPSVTVLLLEAGRRDRHPFIHLPLGFAKLTGSTFDWGYRSTPQKHAGDRVMGLAQGKVLGGGGSINAQVYTRGIDSDYDGWAELTGYDEWNAESMLHYFKKSEGNERLSGARHSGDGPLKVSDLMDPHPLSQAFVKGAQQYGLPFTSDFNDGDPLGVGFYQRTTTPDGLRCSAATGYLTKEVMRRSNLTVVTEAYAHLIDLRDGRAAGVKARIGDSSITFEAKREVIVSSGPFGSPRLLQLSGIGDPADLKEAGVEVKHALVGVGKNLHDHCDLDIIYELNEYGSLDRLQRVSPAMISAGVQYLAFRSGPLTSTGVEAGAFSLADPNDDKVSLQFHFLPASGSEAGIASAPVGRGVTINSYFLRPRSRGTVRIASSDPRRQPLIDPNFLSDEFDMEMSIEGVRQTRAMMSQPEMAKHIKREIIDDSYRLKTQDDYRRFVTDFGRTSYHPVGTCQMGDSEEAVVDASLRVHGMAGLRVVDASVMPSVNSSNTQAPTVAIAEKAADMIQAGR encoded by the coding sequence ATGTCGCGTCTCCCGACAACCACCAGTTTCGACTACGTCATCGCGGGCGGCGGTACCGCGGGCTGCGTGCTCGCCAGTCGGCTCTCTGAGGATCCCTCGGTCACGGTACTGCTGCTCGAGGCAGGCCGAAGGGACCGCCATCCCTTCATCCACCTCCCTCTCGGATTCGCGAAGCTCACGGGAAGCACCTTCGACTGGGGCTACCGGTCCACTCCTCAGAAGCACGCAGGGGACCGTGTCATGGGCCTCGCCCAGGGCAAGGTGCTCGGCGGCGGCGGGTCCATCAACGCGCAGGTGTACACGCGCGGCATCGATTCCGACTACGACGGCTGGGCCGAACTCACCGGCTACGACGAGTGGAACGCCGAGAGCATGCTCCACTACTTCAAGAAGTCGGAGGGGAACGAGCGCCTCTCGGGCGCGCGTCACAGCGGCGACGGCCCGCTCAAGGTCTCCGATCTCATGGATCCGCACCCGCTCTCCCAAGCGTTCGTGAAGGGAGCGCAGCAGTACGGTCTGCCGTTCACGAGCGATTTCAATGACGGCGATCCGCTCGGCGTCGGCTTCTATCAGCGCACCACGACACCCGACGGGCTGCGCTGCTCGGCCGCCACCGGCTACCTCACGAAAGAGGTCATGCGTCGGAGCAACCTCACCGTCGTCACCGAGGCATACGCGCATCTGATCGACCTGCGTGACGGCCGCGCGGCCGGCGTGAAGGCGCGCATCGGAGACTCGAGTATCACTTTCGAGGCGAAGCGCGAGGTCATCGTGTCATCGGGTCCCTTCGGCTCGCCACGGTTGCTGCAGCTCTCGGGCATCGGCGATCCGGCCGACCTCAAAGAGGCCGGCGTAGAAGTGAAGCACGCGCTGGTCGGCGTGGGCAAGAACCTTCACGATCACTGCGACCTCGATATCATCTACGAACTCAACGAATACGGCTCACTCGACCGGCTGCAGCGGGTGAGCCCGGCAATGATCTCGGCAGGGGTGCAGTACCTCGCGTTCAGGTCGGGGCCCCTCACTTCGACCGGAGTCGAAGCGGGTGCCTTCTCACTAGCCGACCCCAACGACGACAAGGTTTCACTGCAGTTCCACTTCCTCCCAGCTTCGGGATCGGAGGCGGGAATCGCTTCGGCCCCGGTGGGACGCGGCGTGACCATCAACTCGTACTTCCTCCGCCCCCGTAGCCGGGGCACTGTGAGGATTGCCTCGAGCGATCCCAGACGACAGCCCCTCATCGACCCCAACTTCCTGAGCGACGAGTTCGACATGGAGATGAGCATCGAGGGCGTGCGCCAGACCCGCGCGATGATGTCGCAACCGGAGATGGCGAAGCATATCAAGCGCGAGATCATCGACGACAGCTACCGACTGAAGACCCAAGACGACTACCGTCGCTTCGTTACCGATTTCGGGCGCACGTCGTATCACCCGGTCGGCACCTGCCAGATGGGCGATTCCGAGGAAGCAGTAGTGGATGCGAGCCTGCGCGTGCACGGCATGGCCGGTTTGCGCGTAGTCGACGCATCGGTCATGCCCTCTGTGAACTCCTCGAACACCCAGGCACCGACAGTCGCCATCGCTGAGAAGGCGGCAGACATGATCCAGGCCGGTCGTTAA
- a CDS encoding aldehyde dehydrogenase family protein, which produces MTGSANSLQHARNYGLFINGTETETEAVSQRFCPGTGEHVATFASGTAGDALDAIAVARRTFEERVWSRKNGPQRSHVLLRLAELMRENAEYLARIEAEEVGKPVKLARGDVAASIAMVEHAAALAQTASGEAVDNVNPDVVSLVVREPAGVIGMITPWNFPLLQLSQKLPYALAAGCTAVIKPAEITAGSTVEMARFCKQAGVPDGVVNVVTGRGSVVGNTIAASPDVDVLSFTGSTEVGARITEVSAATTKRLSMELGGKAAAVVLPDADLEQAANGVVFGAIFNSGECCVATTRLIVHESIADELISRVIEIMGRVRVGPPLDDDSEVGAMIHEAHLESVLGYIEKGVAEGGTILLGGNRLIDGAHASGFYVEPTIIDGVKRGDTIFQEEIFGPVLAVTRFATVEEAAELVNAVDYGLANTIWSAGIQTAIPLAKRLRSGSVWVNTTLENAPQMPTGGLKRSGYGREMGTAGYEEFTEPKTITLRLKAAEPFFGI; this is translated from the coding sequence ATGACCGGTTCGGCGAATTCCCTGCAGCACGCACGGAACTATGGCCTGTTCATCAACGGCACGGAAACTGAAACCGAAGCCGTGTCGCAGCGGTTCTGTCCAGGTACGGGCGAGCACGTCGCGACGTTCGCATCAGGCACGGCAGGGGATGCCCTAGACGCCATCGCCGTAGCGAGGCGGACCTTCGAAGAGCGAGTGTGGTCACGCAAGAACGGTCCGCAGCGCTCGCATGTACTGCTGCGTCTGGCTGAGCTCATGCGCGAGAACGCCGAGTACCTCGCACGCATCGAGGCAGAGGAGGTGGGCAAGCCTGTCAAACTCGCCCGGGGCGATGTCGCGGCCTCGATCGCGATGGTGGAGCACGCCGCGGCGCTTGCCCAGACCGCTTCCGGCGAGGCTGTCGATAACGTGAATCCTGATGTCGTATCACTTGTGGTTCGAGAACCTGCCGGCGTCATCGGCATGATCACTCCCTGGAACTTCCCCCTCCTGCAACTTTCCCAGAAACTGCCCTACGCCCTCGCAGCCGGCTGCACCGCGGTGATCAAGCCCGCCGAGATTACCGCGGGCAGCACCGTAGAGATGGCTCGTTTCTGCAAGCAGGCGGGAGTGCCCGACGGTGTCGTAAACGTGGTGACGGGGCGCGGCTCCGTCGTCGGCAATACCATCGCCGCCTCTCCTGATGTCGACGTGCTCTCGTTCACCGGCAGCACAGAAGTGGGGGCACGTATCACCGAGGTTTCGGCGGCTACGACGAAGCGTCTCTCGATGGAGCTCGGCGGTAAGGCCGCCGCGGTCGTGCTTCCCGACGCCGATCTCGAGCAAGCAGCGAACGGTGTGGTGTTCGGTGCGATCTTCAATTCGGGAGAGTGCTGCGTCGCAACAACTCGTCTGATCGTGCACGAGAGCATTGCAGACGAGCTCATCTCGCGCGTCATCGAAATCATGGGACGCGTCCGCGTCGGACCACCTCTCGACGACGACTCAGAGGTCGGCGCCATGATTCACGAGGCCCACCTCGAGTCAGTGCTCGGCTACATCGAGAAGGGCGTGGCCGAGGGCGGCACCATCCTCTTAGGTGGCAACCGACTCATCGACGGCGCTCACGCGAGCGGGTTCTACGTCGAGCCCACCATCATCGACGGCGTGAAACGCGGCGACACTATCTTCCAGGAGGAGATCTTCGGTCCGGTGCTCGCAGTCACTCGTTTCGCTACCGTCGAGGAGGCTGCGGAGCTCGTCAACGCAGTGGACTACGGTCTTGCGAACACCATCTGGTCTGCAGGGATCCAGACCGCGATTCCGCTCGCCAAACGCCTGCGTTCGGGTTCGGTGTGGGTCAACACCACGCTTGAGAACGCACCTCAGATGCCGACTGGCGGCCTCAAGCGATCCGGCTACGGGCGCGAGATGGGCACTGCGGGGTACGAGGAGTTCACCGAGCCCAAGACCATCACTCTGCGACTCAAGGCTGCCGAACCGTTCTTCGGCATCTGA
- a CDS encoding LacI family DNA-binding transcriptional regulator has product MAREASVSIATVSRVLSGEKTVNPEMAVRVREAAEKVGYRPNSAARGLVSGTFRTIGVTVPDLGNQYFQEVLRAAVLAAKGDGYRIVVMDSMGDADEEHEACLQQVPNVDGLILISPRMTVSQLEGLVETGVPLVMVNRVEPGFDIPTVTSDNHTAIGELCRHLFSYGHRNMVFINNSYPSWQARAREAAMVENAARLGFSLEILRAEPSIEGGYLAADEAVYLSPTAVLAFNDLMAYGVLTRFSELGVGVPERVSVTGFDDIEIARHSVPPLTTVLSPKAQLGRLAWRAMRASLSDKGNAEVAPVAAPVILRRSTGPAPDADEGNAELGVRAR; this is encoded by the coding sequence GTGGCGCGGGAGGCGTCGGTATCTATCGCGACCGTCTCCCGTGTGCTCTCGGGTGAGAAAACGGTAAACCCAGAGATGGCGGTGCGTGTGCGTGAGGCGGCCGAGAAGGTGGGGTACCGCCCGAACTCCGCCGCAAGGGGCCTGGTCAGCGGTACATTCCGCACGATAGGTGTCACCGTTCCCGATCTCGGCAATCAGTATTTCCAGGAGGTGCTGCGGGCGGCTGTGCTTGCAGCCAAGGGCGACGGTTATCGCATCGTGGTGATGGACTCGATGGGTGACGCCGATGAGGAGCATGAAGCCTGTCTGCAGCAGGTGCCGAACGTCGACGGCCTCATCCTGATATCGCCCCGGATGACGGTGTCGCAACTCGAGGGGCTTGTGGAGACGGGAGTTCCACTCGTCATGGTGAATCGCGTGGAGCCGGGTTTCGACATCCCCACGGTGACTTCCGACAATCACACTGCGATCGGCGAGCTCTGCCGCCACCTCTTCTCGTACGGACACAGGAATATGGTGTTCATCAACAACTCATATCCCTCTTGGCAGGCGCGTGCTCGCGAGGCGGCGATGGTCGAGAACGCGGCTCGGCTCGGGTTCTCGCTTGAGATACTGCGAGCTGAGCCGAGCATCGAGGGGGGGTATCTGGCTGCTGACGAGGCCGTGTATCTGTCCCCGACAGCAGTGCTCGCCTTCAATGATCTCATGGCCTACGGAGTGCTCACGCGATTCAGCGAGTTGGGGGTGGGTGTCCCGGAAAGAGTGTCGGTGACCGGATTCGACGATATCGAGATCGCGCGGCACTCGGTGCCACCGCTGACAACGGTGCTGAGCCCGAAGGCCCAACTCGGTCGGCTCGCGTGGAGAGCGATGCGTGCCTCGCTCTCCGATAAGGGGAACGCCGAGGTCGCTCCCGTCGCAGCCCCTGTCATTCTGCGGCGCTCGACCGGGCCGGCGCCGGATGCCGACGAGGGGAATGCTGAACTCGGTGTTCGGGCTCGCTGA
- a CDS encoding sugar ABC transporter substrate-binding protein encodes MTLPVFVGCAGGVSTGTGSSGEACAPEDITIVQSGRGLENEYYVAVDAGARAFAESKGLLDNYQWISSDGDSSKQLSQIKSVLAKSGECTVLNIDANESSIVPAIVSEVEKSGAWLVTQWNKPDDASPLDGSKHWVAHMSVDGVPQGYGIAKALFEKMGGKGKIVALQGILDNPPAKERFAGLQQALEEYPEIELIEDQTAGWDRTKAQDITQTWLTAHGDEIGGVWAAGDEMALGAREALLNAGRADVPVAGVDGLEQAIKLVAAGDGYAATTQSTGKLQGGYGLAIGFAAATGEIDPDELPAEKREFYLEDLPIVTQENAADTPAATDVSELDFSDVWAVNGRGM; translated from the coding sequence GTGACGCTGCCCGTGTTCGTCGGCTGTGCGGGCGGGGTCTCGACCGGCACGGGGAGTTCAGGTGAGGCCTGCGCTCCCGAGGACATCACGATCGTTCAGTCGGGTCGTGGCCTCGAGAACGAGTACTACGTGGCGGTCGATGCCGGCGCGCGGGCCTTTGCCGAGTCGAAAGGACTCCTCGACAATTACCAGTGGATCTCAAGCGATGGCGATTCGTCGAAGCAGCTCTCGCAGATCAAGTCGGTCCTTGCGAAGTCTGGGGAGTGCACTGTGCTCAACATCGACGCTAACGAGTCATCGATCGTTCCCGCGATCGTCAGCGAGGTCGAGAAGAGCGGTGCTTGGCTTGTCACCCAGTGGAATAAGCCCGACGATGCCTCGCCGCTGGACGGCAGCAAGCACTGGGTAGCGCATATGTCTGTCGACGGCGTGCCGCAGGGGTACGGGATCGCCAAGGCGCTCTTCGAGAAGATGGGTGGTAAGGGCAAGATCGTCGCCCTTCAGGGGATCCTCGACAACCCTCCTGCGAAGGAACGGTTCGCGGGGTTGCAGCAGGCACTCGAAGAGTACCCGGAGATCGAGCTAATCGAGGATCAGACTGCCGGCTGGGATCGCACCAAAGCGCAGGACATCACCCAGACCTGGCTCACGGCGCACGGTGATGAGATCGGCGGAGTCTGGGCAGCGGGCGATGAGATGGCTCTCGGGGCTCGAGAAGCACTTCTCAATGCCGGTCGTGCCGACGTTCCGGTAGCGGGTGTCGATGGTTTGGAACAGGCGATCAAGCTCGTCGCTGCCGGGGACGGCTATGCGGCTACTACCCAGTCCACTGGCAAGCTGCAGGGCGGGTATGGGCTTGCGATCGGATTCGCCGCAGCTACGGGAGAAATCGATCCCGACGAGCTGCCCGCTGAGAAGCGCGAGTTCTATCTCGAGGATCTACCCATCGTGACGCAGGAGAACGCCGCTGACACTCCCGCGGCAACCGATGTCTCCGAACTCGACTTTTCCGACGTCTGGGCGGTCAACGGACGCGGAATGTGA